One segment of Belonocnema kinseyi isolate 2016_QV_RU_SX_M_011 chromosome 7, B_treatae_v1, whole genome shotgun sequence DNA contains the following:
- the LOC117177235 gene encoding juvenile hormone epoxide hydrolase 1-like isoform X1: MSGAMWKAVFPILILTVGIAQYLKYHQSDPEVPKLPETFWGPKQKLGKEDKSIRPFKIDVSKKIIDDLYERLDKHFSTADLRPKIAPLEDAQWTYGVTLPYIQNVLRYWKDNYSWNKRQELLNKYPQFLTNIQGLDIHFYRVKPTLPPTRKVRVLPLLLVHGWPGSVVEFQKIIPLLTNSRLDKDFVFELIIPSLPGYGFSEAAVRPGLGAAQVAVVFKNLMARLGYDKFYTQGGDWGSLITANLATLYPEKVFGAHLNMCYRNSPSSIFWTLIGSFIPSLVIEKEHASKMYPLSHHWGRLVEETGYFHIQATKPDTIGSVLSDTPVGLAVYILEKFSTWTNSEYRFRADGGLLEKFKMDELLDNLMVYWVTNSIITSQRLYAECFSKAHMALGLDGIPVQPPVGCANFPHEIAYQSESILRGRFPNLIQFNHLSRGGHFAAFEEPELLSSDVWTFVEKVENIMKKAEAERLSKAKEESKKNKKNSV, encoded by the exons ATGTCGGGCGCGATGTGGAAAGCAGTTTTCCCGATTCTTATCCTCACTGTAGGAATTGCGCAATACCTTAA ATATCACCAATCAGATCCAGAAGTACCAAAGCTGCCAGAAACATTCTGGGGACCAAAGCAAAAACTCGGCAAAGAGGACAAAAGTATAAGGCCTTTTAAAATAGATGTTTCGAAAAAG ATAATAGATGACCTTTACGAAAGATTAGACAAGCATTTCAGTACTGCTGATTTAAGGCCCAAAATCGCACCTTTAGAAGATGCCCAATGGACTTATGGCGTTACTTTACCTTACATCCAAAATGTCCTGCGCTATTGGAAAGATAATTACAGTTGGAATAAGAGACAAGAACTGCTTAACAAGTATCCACAATTTTTGACCAATATACAAG GTTTGGACATCCACTTTTATCGTGTGAAGCCAACACTTCCACCGACTAGGAAAGTAAGAGTCTTACCTCTGTTGCTCGTTCACGGATGGCCTGGATCAGTGgtcgaattccaaaaaataattccattacTTACGAATTCACGACTTGATAAGGACTTCGTTTTTGAACTTATTATACCTTCGCTCCCAGGTTATGGATTTTCGGAAGCTGCTGTTCGACCTGGCCTTGGAGCCGCACAA GTTGCGGTAGTATTTAAAAACCTAATGGCTCGCTTAGGCTACGACAAGTTCTACACCCAAGGAGGAGATTGGGGAAGTTTAATAACAGCCAATCTGGCAACTCTTTACCCAGAAAA agtATTTGGCGCCCACTTGAACATGTGCTATCGTAATTCGCCCTCTTCAATATTTTGGACTCTGATTGGTTCATTTATACCATCCCTCGTAATCGAGAAAGAACATGCATCGAAAATGTATCCTTTAAGCCACCATTGGGGTCGTTTGGTTGAAGAAACTGGATATTTTCATATACAGGCAACAAAACCAGACACTAttg gttccGTCCTCTCAGATACTCCAGTGGGATTAGCAGtttacattttagaaaaattcagcacCTGGACGAATTCAGAATACAGATTTCGAGCTGATGGGGGtttattggaaaaattcaaaatggatgaGTTGTTGGATAATTTGATGGTTTATTGGGTCACAAATTCGATAATCACTAGTCAGAGACTTTATGCCGAATGTTTCAGCAAAGCCCATATGGCTTTAGGTTTGGATGg AATTCCAGTTCAGCCTCCCGTAGGCTGTGCTAATTTCCCGCATGAAATAGCGTACCAGTCAGAATCAATACTTCGGGGCAGATTCCcgaatttaatacaatttaatcACTTATCACGCGGTGGTCATTTTGCTGCCTTTGAAGAACCCGAACTTCTTTCAAGTGATGTCTGGACTTTCGTGGAAAAAGTCGAAAATATCATGAAAAAAGCAGAGGCTGAAAGGTTGTCAAAAGCCAAAGAAGAGtcaaagaaaaacaagaaaaatagtgTATAG
- the LOC117177235 gene encoding juvenile hormone epoxide hydrolase 1-like isoform X2 — MGFHPLQIIDDLYERLDKHFSTADLRPKIAPLEDAQWTYGVTLPYIQNVLRYWKDNYSWNKRQELLNKYPQFLTNIQGLDIHFYRVKPTLPPTRKVRVLPLLLVHGWPGSVVEFQKIIPLLTNSRLDKDFVFELIIPSLPGYGFSEAAVRPGLGAAQVAVVFKNLMARLGYDKFYTQGGDWGSLITANLATLYPEKVFGAHLNMCYRNSPSSIFWTLIGSFIPSLVIEKEHASKMYPLSHHWGRLVEETGYFHIQATKPDTIGSVLSDTPVGLAVYILEKFSTWTNSEYRFRADGGLLEKFKMDELLDNLMVYWVTNSIITSQRLYAECFSKAHMALGLDGIPVQPPVGCANFPHEIAYQSESILRGRFPNLIQFNHLSRGGHFAAFEEPELLSSDVWTFVEKVENIMKKAEAERLSKAKEESKKNKKNSV, encoded by the exons ATGGGTTTTCATCCTCTGCAG ATAATAGATGACCTTTACGAAAGATTAGACAAGCATTTCAGTACTGCTGATTTAAGGCCCAAAATCGCACCTTTAGAAGATGCCCAATGGACTTATGGCGTTACTTTACCTTACATCCAAAATGTCCTGCGCTATTGGAAAGATAATTACAGTTGGAATAAGAGACAAGAACTGCTTAACAAGTATCCACAATTTTTGACCAATATACAAG GTTTGGACATCCACTTTTATCGTGTGAAGCCAACACTTCCACCGACTAGGAAAGTAAGAGTCTTACCTCTGTTGCTCGTTCACGGATGGCCTGGATCAGTGgtcgaattccaaaaaataattccattacTTACGAATTCACGACTTGATAAGGACTTCGTTTTTGAACTTATTATACCTTCGCTCCCAGGTTATGGATTTTCGGAAGCTGCTGTTCGACCTGGCCTTGGAGCCGCACAA GTTGCGGTAGTATTTAAAAACCTAATGGCTCGCTTAGGCTACGACAAGTTCTACACCCAAGGAGGAGATTGGGGAAGTTTAATAACAGCCAATCTGGCAACTCTTTACCCAGAAAA agtATTTGGCGCCCACTTGAACATGTGCTATCGTAATTCGCCCTCTTCAATATTTTGGACTCTGATTGGTTCATTTATACCATCCCTCGTAATCGAGAAAGAACATGCATCGAAAATGTATCCTTTAAGCCACCATTGGGGTCGTTTGGTTGAAGAAACTGGATATTTTCATATACAGGCAACAAAACCAGACACTAttg gttccGTCCTCTCAGATACTCCAGTGGGATTAGCAGtttacattttagaaaaattcagcacCTGGACGAATTCAGAATACAGATTTCGAGCTGATGGGGGtttattggaaaaattcaaaatggatgaGTTGTTGGATAATTTGATGGTTTATTGGGTCACAAATTCGATAATCACTAGTCAGAGACTTTATGCCGAATGTTTCAGCAAAGCCCATATGGCTTTAGGTTTGGATGg AATTCCAGTTCAGCCTCCCGTAGGCTGTGCTAATTTCCCGCATGAAATAGCGTACCAGTCAGAATCAATACTTCGGGGCAGATTCCcgaatttaatacaatttaatcACTTATCACGCGGTGGTCATTTTGCTGCCTTTGAAGAACCCGAACTTCTTTCAAGTGATGTCTGGACTTTCGTGGAAAAAGTCGAAAATATCATGAAAAAAGCAGAGGCTGAAAGGTTGTCAAAAGCCAAAGAAGAGtcaaagaaaaacaagaaaaatagtgTATAG